Part of the Capsicum annuum cultivar UCD-10X-F1 chromosome 12, UCD10Xv1.1, whole genome shotgun sequence genome is shown below.
ACAACATATCTTGTGTATGCCCACCAAATTGAGGTTTGGAGAAGGTAGTGTGTATGCAGTGGCGGACCTAGGGTTTAAGGATAATGGGTGTTTAAGAAATATTAAAACGAAAATCACCTCAATGAAGTTCAACCCAGGACCTCCTTCCAATGAAGCACCTTAATTTAGATCAACCCAAATGTCAATGCACGCAACTAATTTTTTGTTACAGTGGAtgcttttttatattttatatctatttttatatattttctatgtaattatacctattccgcgtcgagtttagtgggtgccggagcaACCCAAAATAgaacgtaggtccgcccctgtgTGTACACATTCTGTACCTCTACCTCACCTTTCTACCTCATAAGTGAGATAGAGATGCTGTTTTCAATAGACCTCGATTCAAATATAGAGTTTtagttgtttaaaaaaaaataaaaaaattggtggATATAATCATAGAAATAAAAATGGGACACGTCTTTTTCTCTTGATGTTTTTATAGAATTCCATTCTCCAAAGgaactttttttaattatgacAAGAAGTTCTCAAAGGGTACTACTTACATATTTGCTTTTGGTATATAACTTACACGTAATCTCTCTATAATAAGTGGATCAAAATAGGTTGGCAAATATATACTACTAAACATACCATACCAAAGGCAACTCAACTTTCAAATATTTGAACTCGAATCTTCTAATTAAGAATAAAAAGGTATTTATCATTTCAccataaataaatttctttttttagtatttatcatTTCAccataaataaatttctttttttagtcTAATCTATGTTTGATATCCATTTTGATACAAACACGATCATGAAGATGAacgtttttaaatattttggatgTTACCTTGGAGGTGTATGAGTTGAAGTgttaaaaagggctccaaactGCTCCTAAAAACACTCCATAGGTGCCTATTTGCCTACTTGGTCATTAAAGagcctttttgtcattttatctttttatttgtaaagtactataaatagaacaatatagggttttagttcattagtttttattggatattgttgaaagaacacatctcttgagagagagggtctctagggcctaaactaggacatgaacaagtgtggattcacttgtgattgtGTATTGCTTGAATACGTtagtgcttgagtggtggaatccctcttgtgtcacgtaagagtgtggtattgctattgtaagtcttaggggtccttagatttaatacatttttgggttcttaaccttgtaatagtgtatgtctcactttcTATCTTTACATATCATGTACTACTTGTGTAGTCTAGTGAACCATTTGgttcttgtttttcttgtaatcttgtaaccgttggattattgttattgtagtgttgttcctctggttattgttgtttatctctTATTGTTGTTAgtgtttttggtgtcatttacaccttgtttcttgatgttgttggaaccgagatttggtgtttgttgagcTCTCGAGTTACCCTTTATTTGTGAACTATTTTTGGCTTGTTTTTTATACGTACCAAATTTATATCGTATCACACTTTGTGACGCAAACTAATTCAGATAGGCATCTCGTAAGATCTTATTAAGTAAAAAACGTGTCAcaacataaattattttgagtGGAAGATCTTATCTATCCCACCCATCACAAAGTTATTGGTTGACAAAAGATTTATATTTcttgttttccacattattagaTAACCATCTTTGTCTGGCCAGTAATATAGATTTAGCCCCTTTCTATTAATAGTGATAGGTAATAATATAATTGCACATGGCCAACGTTTGACTTCCCGCATCTAGcatctagatatatatatatattttttttcattcgaTTTTCGGTATCCGCATTGAAGCCCGACTAATTCAAATTTACATCGTATGGGTCCTATTCAGGGAAAGCCCTCCCTATCAAAGATTTTTTTCATATCCAGAACTCAAACCCGAGGCCTCTGATTAAGGGAGAAGCAGTCTCATCCCTTATACCACATTCTTTGATGGTATTTAGCATCTAGACATACGTGTCAAATTCATCATCTAGTTTAAGTAAATGTGCTCACTACTTTTTCATCGTAATCATGTTGTATtcctttttaattcttttttgagagtcaaatatataaatttttaattaatattttaaaatatattttttaattaaattaaaaacatataatttattgtactttttcatgtagtttttgaatatctatattttaattttaaaaaattaaattaatctagtctaatttaattttaaaattaatttaaattgactaaaaaaaaaaagaggagaacaattaaaaaaaatggagggAGTGATCAAAGAATTATTAATTTTCCgccacttcttttttttttttttacttttttgtttttttgcttatcgggttttaaatgaattatttgtCCATATTACATACAATAATTTTTCACCACAAATTATAGGTTTGAACAAAAATTATTACTAGGTTTTATTTAATTGGTAACCACATGCATGTTCATATACGTTACGTCGTATTCATTGTATATATTGACGTAAACATCAAGTGCATGGTGACATTTCACGTGTTATTTAACCTCTATGTAAGTGTATAAATAGCAGCTCAAAAGATTATTAAACACACAAACAAATTTCACCAAAGGAaattaatttcattagaaatgGAGGAATATAGTTTTGATCACAAATTTGTACAAGTGCATGTGACATTTTACGTGTTATTTAGCCTCTATATAAGTTTACAAATAGGAGCCCAAAAGAGTAGCAAAGATTATattgaaaacacaaacaaattaaTTTCATTAGAAGTGGAGGAGGAATATAGTTTTGATCACAAATTTGTAAATGTAAATGGGATAAACATGCATGTTGTTGAAAAAGGGAAAGGTCCTGTTGttttgttcattcatggattcccaGAATTATGGTATTCATGGAGGCACCAAATTTCATTCATGGCTGAACATGGTTATAGAGCTGTGGCTCCTGATCTTCGCGGCTACGGAGATACCACTGGTAAGATCTGCGTATATGCTATCCTTTTCGGACCTCACTTGTGTGAGTCCACGTggtatatgttgttgttttgtgtGTGTGTACATGTACTTTGAAGTCATTTATATCCTTGTCGTTAGCACATATTTTTCATGTATAAACGCGGTTATAGAGCTCTAGCTCTTGATCTTCGTGGTTATGGAGATAACATTGGTATGATCTGCGTATATTCTATCCTTTTTTCGGGCATCACTTGTGTAATTACAcgtggtatattgttgttgtgtgCATGTGCATGTAAAATGTTGAAAAACATTAGTAACAAATATCACTGGTCCAAGCCTCGGAAacaacctctggcagaaatgcaaggtaaggttgcgtccaatacacccttgtggtgcaTGGTGTCCTTCCCcgaaccctgcgcatagcgggagctttagtgcatcgggctaCCCTTTTAGTTATACTTAGAAGTCATTTATATCCTTGTAGTtagcaaatatttttttatggataaaCATGGTTATATAGCTCTAGCTCTTGATCTTCGAGGTTATGGAGATACCACAGATAAGATCTACATACATTCTATTCTTTTTCGTACTTCACTTATGTGATtaaactgggtatgttgttgttgctgttgttgtatGTAGAATGGTAAAGAACGTTAGTAACAAATACTGCGGAAAAGAAAAGATAAGCATCTAGTACTtcccgaactatggtcaaagttgctacgacacactccaacttcacaggggtcctattacccccggACTCaattagcgtatttttgtcatccttttgtgCTGATGTAgaacctttattacataaaatgaggtCCACGTCGGCAAAAAAGGCtgacaaaaggtgtcacgtcaactaaaaaggttgacaaaaatacgctaaatttagctcgggggtaataggacctccgCGAAgctggagtgtgtcgtagcaacagAGGTGGAGCCCGCCCTCTTTAGGGGGTTCATCccgaaaaaatatactatttacacatgattaaaattattttttatgtggttatagtaggtgttgaacccccttcgacttagTTTGTTTAAATATTGAACCCCTTTACTTGAAATCCTGACTCCGACTCtccgtagcaaatttggtcatagttcagggaGGTACTAGATGATTTACTCTATCTTAATATTATGATAGTCATAGTTTGAAGTCATATATACCCTTGTAGTTAGCAAATTTATAAAACAACTAATGTAgtttttatatataaaacaacTAATGTAGTTTTTATATAGAGTGTCTTTATAAACTCgtgttttcaatttttcaaattgtTATGATCGGACAGAATAAGTAATACCACagcaaaagaaaacaaagaagacaCACAGAATTTTCAAAATTATGGTGGGAAACACAAAACCACACAAATAGAGGTGATCTATGCATAGTCATTCCAGGTCCACGCATGTTGAAGCTCAGTGTGCCCCCCTTTCTTCGAGTGCCCCGCCCGGCCCTAGCTGCAATCAAAAAAGAGCGCTAACGAGCAAGAAAGGGCCCCTTACTATAGATAGGGCCTTAGCGGGACCAGGAACCAATTCGAATTTGGATCTTGACATGTCGGTGGTTTTTAACCGTAGGCATTTTTTACGTGGAAATCCTTGACGGGAAAAACCACATGTAGAGGCGGAGGAATTGACTATAATGGAGAGGAATACAATGAGGAGACGAAAGTCTCAATGACGTATATATAAACCatccaaaacaacccactaaattgTGCTTATATAATACGTGTGTACAAATAAACTCTAGGCTCAAAAACGTATATCGGACCGATCCCTACGCTACTACACCACAGACGACCccacaaaaaaatcataaacacGGGTCGCACCGCGAACTTTTTAGGGCCGGATCAACGGAATTTGGGTCACAAACTCTTAACACAAGTAACTTAAGATTACGAGTTATATTGAATTTAAATTCTGAATCCGTCTCTCATAATTTGACAGGAGCACCTAAAGAGGATCCAAGCAACTTTAACATTTTAAGAGTTGTGGGTGACTTGGTGGAACTTGTGAATATCATTGCGCCTGAGCAAGATGAAGTGTTTGTTGTTGGCCATGATTGGGGTGCTATTATTGCTTGGTATCTTTGTTTATTCAGGCCTGACAAAGTTAAGGCTTTGGTTAATATGAGTGTCCCATTTACACCTAGGAATCCAAATGCAAAGCCTGTTGAGACATTCAAGGCTACTTATGGAGATGACTTTTATATTGTTAGATTCCAGGTACGTTtcatttcatgctttaaattgtaCGAATCTTAGGTGGTCTTCACTCGATATAGTTTCGAGGAGCCGTTCTTGCGAGAAGCAAGGGATGTCGTGAACAGTGGGAGGTCACAGAGAATTGACCTATTCATAGAGTGATCCTATGATCGATACAGGATATAGACTATCTCATTCTTTATTCTATTctatttctgaaaaaaaaaaagaagggtgACTCAACTTCTCAGCTAGAGTTGGTGGTGGGACCTGTTGGCATAATGCACGCTGGAACGTGGGAATTCGAGGTCGGGAGAACTAcctaactaaagaaaaatagtgtTCTTTCTAAGAGTAGGCGTGGAGAGCTTTTTGCGGGGAAACTTGCAAGTACAGTTTGGGGGCTCGGTCTCATTTTTCACATTATCGTTCTACAAATGTAGTTTCGCTTTATAGTTTCGGCTTGTAACTTCCTTTTCTCATAGAGAAGAAAGGCAGGCTAGCAAGACTATGTGTACACATTAACCTCCGCACACCCGACTTGTGGGATTACagtcagtggcggagccacaaccaacgaagggtggtcagataaacacccttcgtcggaaaatttTCTCGAGTATATagattaaatatagatatttatggttatatgcATGTTGTTAcacacccttgacaagctagagaagcatagtcTAGTGGTCAAGGGTGTGCATTTCCGCATCAACAACCAGGGTTTGAACCTTGGCAGATGCAAcaatgctttattttctttattttttaaacagtTCTTTGTCCAAGGGAAAACATGAACACTCTTAACCAAAAGTCTGGCTCCGTCACTGATTAcagtgggtatgttgttgttgttattgtgttaaCCAAATGTAGTGCATTTTTTGAATGTTGATATATGTGCAACAACATTATTGTAGAGTCCGAGCAACACatacagattttgaaccttatcaGTGTGACAGTATCATTAGCTACACAAAAGATAGGGGCCAATGAGGCACCAGAGTGTACATGCCTTTTTACTGTCTGTTGGAAAATATGTTCCATgaacacataaaaatatatgaagaagAACACAAAGATAATGATTAATAATATGAACATTGAAAAACAAGATTAGAGACTTGAAATACGCCCAAAACGCtttcctaaaaaatatatttgctcCCTCTCCTCAGTGAGATTGCTAGGGGATTTAACGCAAATAGTTTTAGTGGATATGACAAGCCTATAGATTTCTGCACCAAGCAAATAGTGAAGATAATCCTATTGGAAAACGAGAAATCAAAAACTTGATCTTTTAATAACTCTTTGGGGGAATGTTGTAAGAAAAGTAATACTGTGAAAAGTTTCTCTAAACTTCCATAATGTACATTGAAATCTCAAGAGGTAggatatatatatcaaatactgAAAGGACAGAACCATTCATCTAATAGACCTCTTTATCTAAAAGATACCTCTTCACTTCTTTTCATAAAAGGCGCAACCTTTCACTAAACACATCTTTTcctaaaaaagttttaaattaatttattttaaacaaaaatcCAACACTGTCAGTATGTATAACTTAAATCCCAATATCTATAAGCTTAATATAGTTTGTTTTTGTAGGAGCCaggagatatagaagaagattttgCAAAAGTAGGTACAAAGAGAGTGTTGGGGAAATTTTTAACTTACAGGAACCCTGGACCATTGTACTTGCCCTTTGATGATAGTCCAGTAATTCTTCCTTCGTGGCTATCGGAGAAAGATATCGATTACTATGCTAGCAAATACGAAAAGACAGGCTTCACTGGTGGATTGAACTATTACAGATCACTTGACCTGTAAGTTTTTGTCCTGTATTTGTACTCTTTTTGCCTTCGACTTGTCGTTTGCTTTTCAAATTCTTCATTCAGAACCCCCATGGGAAGGTCTGATTTGCGGAGGAGGAATTAGCATACTGACTCGCACTGTTTGTAGACCGAAGGAAATTCATAGATTGGCTAAAAAATATGTTCCACTTCTCATTTTAGTAGGAAAATTAGTGTTATCTTGGTAGGAGAATGTAATAGTTACATTTACTGGATGTTCTGATATAGAAGGGGCCGGGATTCTTGACGTAACTGGTAAAGTTTGTGTTTACATGAGTAGTAGGAGGTCACGGGAATTGAACTGTGGAAACAAACTCTTGCAAAAACGCAAGGGAAAATGGAGAGAGTGAAGTTGATGGACGATGGAGAACAGGTTAATATTCTTGTACTACCTCTTGTTGGTACCGAGGGGCGAAGGTGACTAGGTTAGATGAAAGATGGTTATTTGTTCAAGAACGTAAGGTGTCCGTGTCCTTGCTTTTCCAGGGTAAGAAGGGATAGAGAAAATGCCTCGAGCAAGTGTTCGAATACACTATCCCTTAGCATTTGATCAGTTTCTTGAGCTATTTAAATGTCTGAATATAGAaataagcatccagtaccccgAACTATGACTAAAGTTGCTACGATACACACTCTAATTTTACAAGAGTTCTATcacccctgaactcaattttagcatatttttgtcactcttttgtgctgacgtgacacttttattatataaaatagagctcacgtcagctaaaaaaagCTGATAAAAGGTGTCACATCAGttaaaaagaatgacaaaaatacgttaaaatttagctggggggtaataggaccccccgAGAAGTAAAAATGTATTGTAACAAATTCGATCATAGTTCAGGAGTGCTAGATGCTTTACTCCTGAATATATAACaaattgtctttcattattttctttttacccCTCTCTAGTAGCCCTCACCTTTTCGCTCCCTTGGTGAATCGAACTGACTTGAGTTTCTGCTTACCATCCGAGCAACTTCCTCTTGTCTTTAACTAACAATGTTACGCCGACTTTGAAATGCAGAAATTGGGAATTGACAGCAGCATGGACCGGTGCAAAAGTGAAAGTACCAGTAAGGTTCATTGTGGGAGATTTGGACTTAACATACAATGCCCCTGGAGTAAAAGATTATATAAACAATGGTGGAATGAAAAAAGATGTGCCTTTATTAGAAAAAGTGGTTATATTGGAAAATGTTGGCCATTTTCTGCAACAAGAAAAGTCCAATGAAATTAACAAACtaattcatgatttcttcatgGGCTTTTGTTCTACTTAAATGTTTTAAAGTTTAGCCCCTTTGAAGTTTGATTTATAAGCAGACATGTCGACCGAGTGTTGCCTGCTTCAGCAGCTCGACCACCACTTCTTTATATATGTAATAACTTTTCATGTTATTGAATAAATGATTTTCGAACAATGTTGGTTTATACATATGTACCCTTTTTTATGCTTTGATTTGAAATTTGTACCCTAAATCTAAAAACCTTGCAAATCTAGTCCTGAGAAAATTATTCATCCATATAACGTCAGATTCAAACTTAATACTTGCTCATATGATTCCGAAAAGTACAAATAAAACATTAGATTGTCGTCTAATGTTTTCATTAGTCTCTTTGTAGGCAAACATGCATGTGCTGGTTCGATGTGGCAGGTAACCTGTGGGTTTAGTCAAGGTGTGCGCAAACTGACGCGAGCACCATAATTATCAAATTGCCAGTAATATGTTTCAAGTGTATATTTGTTTGTTGGAGTTGCGACATCAAAccagtaaactcaattttagcatatttttgtcattcttttgtgttgatgtggcacctttattacataaaataaggCTCATGTCAAAGGTGCCACGTCAACTAAAGAGATtgataaaaatacactaaaatttagttcagaagTAATAGAACCCCCGTGAAATTAAAATATATCGTAATAAATTTGGTCTCAGCGACATCAAGAGCAAGACAGCTGATATGCGACATCCACTCTCTCTTCAAGTTCCAGCTAGACTAGAATATATACTCAGACAAGAAGGGAGAGAAGGTTAGGAATGCCCTTGCTTAAGAGGAATGATTGTGACATGAGAGGTTATGTACTGTCAGAACGAAAGGGGGGACGAACGAAATGAGCTCTCCAAGCGACTACATAGGATTCTCGTTACAACAATATATTCAGTGTATTCCTATCAAAGTAGGGTCTAGAGAGAATAAAGTGTATGCAGTACGTATCTCTACCTAgtgactgttttcgatagaccctgcTTAAATATTGGACTCTAAGGGAGCGTTTGGTAGGGTATATTATTACAAATAGTCCATGTATTAAGTGTCGTATTATTTAGCACTATGTTTGTAGGGTATATTATACATCCTACATGGTATTATAGGATGTATAACTAATGAATCCCATTTGGTGGTATTAGTAATTCATGAATTTTAATACCATGAGACTAATATGTGTAAAGACAAACATATTCCTCAAAAttttttaagcatttttttttattttcttgattttattttttatatttgtacgaataaatttatttaaataaattagtttacacATTTTATTATTTAGAGCGAGTTGTTCATTGctaaataaaatccaatatcaattGAATAAGGAGGGTATACATTGTGTTGTCAAGGATTTCGATAACGACACATTACACTTGAAAATCAGTAAcacatttttattcatattttagtttttaacttgactaatttaatgaaataaaaaatctcacaaaaattcaaaggTATAACTGTAAAGGAGATCTTTTGGTAGCATTTTAAATTAAACtcaatatatgatatatttaatttttaatacaataAATCAAACACctgataaaaaataattcaagcacAACAATCCCTATATTATTAATTCCTACATTATTAACtgagagaagtatcaattactcgctgaacttgtcacgttttattcatgATACATCTGAACTTTGACTAGTCCTAAGTACCCCCGCGcgaacttgttcttttagtatgTCGCGCCACCCCACAGTCCACGGCATGTAATACACGCGTGTTCACGTGGATAAAAATATTGATGTGGCTGTCTACATGGATAAATACCATTCACTTcccttatatttatcctatattaaaaaataacccaTTTCTACCCTTAATTTTCCgatttctttctaaaaaaaattatatttttcaatttttctctactccaaaatagtgaatggTATAATTTTCGTCAATCGAGTAAgttattatctaaaaatttatattttttttgtgtgttcaaaacatgaaattattttttttcggttagtgtttcatagtagtttccGATTAtgtttcgattaggattttgaggagactcacatgcacaaatacgtttcttattataattaatggagtaagaaattacagtttaagttaggggtgtacaaaaatagaaccgataaaaatgttattgatttatcgttattggGTTAAGATTTactaatgattttgtaaaaaaatattattggattattgattcgatttcgattttttttattaagttattgggtaaaccgataacccaataagattatactaaattattattttacaccttatatatatatataagtagaattttgattgcaactaagattcgattttttttcatgac
Proteins encoded:
- the LOC107850369 gene encoding epoxide hydrolase A isoform X2 — its product is MHEYSFDHKFVNVNGINMHVVEKGKGPVVLFIHGFPELWYSWRHQISFMAEHGYRAVAPDLRGYGDTTGAPKEDPSNFNILRVVGDLVELVNIIAPEQDEVFVVGHDWGAIIAWYLCLFRPDKVKALVNMSVPFTPRNPNAKPVETFKATYGDDFYIVRFQEPGDIEEDFAKVGTKRVLGKFLTYRNPGPLYLPFDDSPVILPSWLSEKDIDYYASKYEKTGFTGGLNYYRSLDLNWELTAAWTGAKVKVPVRFIVGDLDLTYNAPGVKDYINNGGMKKDVPLLEKVVILENVGHFLQQEKSNEINKLIHDFFMGFCST
- the LOC107850369 gene encoding epoxide hydrolase A isoform X1 is translated as MEEYSFDHKFVQVHVTFYVLFSLYISLQIGAQKSSKDYIENTNKLISLEVEEEYSFDHKFVNVNGINMHVVEKGKGPVVLFIHGFPELWYSWRHQISFMAEHGYRAVAPDLRGYGDTTGAPKEDPSNFNILRVVGDLVELVNIIAPEQDEVFVVGHDWGAIIAWYLCLFRPDKVKALVNMSVPFTPRNPNAKPVETFKATYGDDFYIVRFQEPGDIEEDFAKVGTKRVLGKFLTYRNPGPLYLPFDDSPVILPSWLSEKDIDYYASKYEKTGFTGGLNYYRSLDLNWELTAAWTGAKVKVPVRFIVGDLDLTYNAPGVKDYINNGGMKKDVPLLEKVVILENVGHFLQQEKSNEINKLIHDFFMGFCST